The sequence tctttttttttttttttttttctcttgaaatacagaattttatttagaaactgtttaaagtagaaaaaaaccCTGTCAAGAAAGACCAGGTGGAAAATGGGTTcccaataaaatggaattttagggCAACAAAAGTCTAAAAGGCCACAAAAGATAAATAGCACCACTGTCATTTGAACAATGGCTAGTTAGTTGCATTTTTTTGGCATTGTTAATCACTGAATCGGGGTTTTCCTCTGAATTCCACACAAAGCATGCACTACACAACAATTTTATCATAAAATACCTGCTTTCTACACACATTTTACGACAAGCTACCACCAGAAACAAATCAATACAAATATATCAGGGGCTGAACAATCTCAGTAGTGGATGACACACATTTTGCAGAATTCTGTCAAAGGGACTGAATAGGCTGTGGGCAAAagcaaatgagggagagttaaggaatggaatcttttaaatattaataattaattcaGCCATGgtactgtattttctgcaaaagaaaattaacatttagtAATACACTAACAAATTTATCTCCAAAGAGATTAGTGCACTGGCAAAGCATTCCGATAGCAGTGGAGAGCTGTGGACAGCACGTACTGAAAACACCCCAGCCTTGAAGATCCAAGGTAGTGATGGCCTTCACTGATCACTCCCTTTGCCAGAGATCCAGAAAGCACTTGCAGCATCATCACCTGCCTGCTGTATTGCCACTCTAAGCAGCGAACTTTAAGGAGCCATAGAGGAGTCCCCAGTGGGCAAGGGGAGCAGAGAAGAGAAACATGTGAAATGTAAACTTAAAAGACAATAAAATGGGACAAAATCCCCATTTAAATCCCAGAGATGTGGGCAAGTCCCCATAAGTAGCTGTTAGATTAAAAAACTGGACACACCTCATTtcccaaaaaatacaatacacagAAAATAGGGGGATAATTGGAAAAATCATTAgagaaattatcaatgaaaatcGAGCTCTTCAACTCAAATATCTCAGGGTGAAACACACCCTGTATTCATCCAGGCAAAAACTTCTCTTGCAGGGATGCAATTGGTCAGTGACAACAAATGGCTTTACAGAGCGATATTTATTCGAACAGTCCTGCAAAGCCTCATGAACAGCAGGTCCCAAAGGTTCCAAGGTCTGGCCCTTCCTTCCTAAACACAATGTCAAACACACAAAATCTGTCAtgtaacatttaatattttgaaatatggaaGCATCTTTTAAATACTCTTaaggcatttatttattaaaacgTTCTTTGCCAAGATTTCACATTAGCTTAAAATTCAATTCAGTCTTTCCATTTCTCTACTGAAGTCTCCACTTCAATGAATTACATAAAAATACCTTCTCCAGCAATCAGCGTTTCCAGCAACCAAACAGTGAGCCCCAGGGTCAGCCTCTTTGTTCCCTAGGTGAACCAACCAGATGTTAATACTGCTCTGCTACAAGATAAAAGCTCCTAACTCATATTTAATGGAAAACGAGTGAAACTTCTGCAAAGTGCACTTTTTAAGAAGAGGTACTTTTTGCTTATGAAAAGAAACCAGTGAGTCCTCTAAGAATAACAAAAGGGAGTATTTTACAGTTAAGTACATGATTTGGAGTGAAGAATTCGGATGTTGTTCTGCTGGTCCAGGCTGTTAATACTCTTCTTGTTCCTCCTGGGGGCCCCCTTCATCAGGTATCACAAAGCCTTCGTCTGTGGCATAGAGAATGTCCACAATCCTCTGCAATACAGGATCGTTTTTCCCCTCATTCTCCTGACAAATCAATTCAATGTTCCTTAGTTTTCCAAAATAgaaatctctctccttctccaagTCTTCGACGGTAAGTTTCAATACGTTGACCTGCTGCATCAATTCAGCTGCTTCATCTTCCCCATTGCCCACACCAGGATTCTTTCTCACCACACCTGGGCCAGCCTTAGGCATTACAGTAGTTCTCTGTGTTGAAATGGGCCTCTGTGGAGCTGCACTGCTGGAGCTGAGAGGTTTCTTTGGTTTATTGAGAGCTGGAGCAACAAGGGAGGGAGCCACTGCCGTTTCTTGACCTTGTCTAGCAGCTACAGGATCATAGTCTTTTCCATCATAGTTTGCATCAAAAAACTTCTTGAACCACTGAACAAATTCAAAATTGTCCTGAAACTTTCCTTTCACTAATTTGTCCACAGGAATTATTTTGTCAACACCCATTCTCTTAAAACCTGCTTGCAGTATTTTGAAGTTCTGGATGTATTCATGTTCTAACTTAGCTTGGAATTTCACTTTCTTCAAAGCAATGGAGCCAGGGAACAGCATGTCCATAAACTGACAATAGGCAGCTCCTGAGCACAACTGTTCGATTTTTGTCAAATTCAACTGCAGAGACTCGTTGATCCAAGCCAGCATGTCATGTCGACTTAAGTTATCACTGGTCACTGATGTCGAGTATACATTCACTGCCATCTTCGGCTCTCGGCGAGACCGCGTCCACTACCTCTGCCCGGCTCCAGTTCCGTCTCCGTCTCGTTCAAACCGTCCGACCCCACCCGCCCTCCCGCGCGATGACCTCACACGCAACCGCCGTTACGCGTCGATGTAAAAaggaagagccatgatcttttaacccaatcttgttgagtggaacctcttgattgtttccatggagatttgaccccacccattcagggtaggtcttgattagtttcctggagtcctttaaagggagctcacacagagagcagaagaATGAAAacgccctgggatatgctaagtcatgagacccagatgcttgctgatgctgagatgctagcccagagtttgctccggaagctaagagaggacaaaatgccccaagagcagctgtgACTTTTTGAGAGCCACCTGGGagctgacgcttagagatgcctggagatgcagaaagaaggacatttggagatgctaagctaagagatactagcccagagtttgctccagaccagctgagattgacattttggagaaagccattttgaaacacaacctgggagcaaaggacagcagatgccagccatgtgccttcccagctgacaggggtgttccagatgccattggctgttcttcagtgaaggtatcctcttgttgatgccttagtttggacacttttatggccttagaactctaaatttgcaacccaataaatcccctttataaaagccaatccatttctggtattttgcataatggcagcttagCAAATGAAAAACACTGTCAGAACCAACTTTCCCCCAGAACTCTGAAAAAGAGTCGAGAGTAAAGAGCAATCAAGTgaacactgaatcaagaaaaaggcaaactAAAAGTGGTAAGAGAGCTCCATGGCACTTTTACTTACACTGGCCCCATCCCTTCTCCCAGCTTGGGTGTGTCTTAGGACTGGCAGCAGCTCATGTTCCCAATGTGAGGTCTGTGCTCCGTGTGGGTCCCTGGCTGGTTGTGGAGGGAGCAGAGCACAGCTAATCTGCAAATTTAGTGTGTTTGTACATCTATTCTAAACCACTTCCTGAAAGTCTAACTCAAGGTACTTGACTGTTTAACCTAACCTGGAATTCACTGGGGTGGAAAAGTAGTGTAGAGAAGTGCAAGGAATGGAGCAAACTGCAGCCACCCAGGGAAACAGTTGCAGTTGAGACAAAGTACAGTACTTAAGGCCCAGGAGGAGAAGCTGAAAAGAGAGTTTATTTTTGGGGGGTAGGGTGGAGGAGTTAGGATACCCAGGAGCATTTGTACAAACTGGTGAATTTTTGAAAGATACCATGCATGCCCAGAAGACATGCTCAGAAAGACTTGAGAAAACCATAACTGTTCACTTCAGGCTGATGTATAATATCACTATAAGCTGGGCTAAGCATTGAAGGGGAACTTCAACATAGAGCCAATTAACACTACAGCCTTCaactataaaaaacaaacaaacaaacatagaaaCCCAAAAAATCTTGGGGAACAGgaaaatctgatttccagagttaacacagcaaaatattcaaatgtacaaacatcaacaaaaaatcacaagacaataaagaaacaggaagagatgacCCATTCAAagggacaaaataaaacaacagaaatgatcTCTGAGGAAGCAAAGACATTGGAATTACTAATCAAATATGTTAAGGCAACTCTCCTAAATAAGTTCAATGAGCCATAAGGAACAATTGAAAAAGAAttagaggaaatcaaggaaatgaTACATGAACAAATGGAGGAATTCCATAAAgagatggatatttttaaaaggaaccaaacagaaattctggagctgaaagtataataactgaaattttaaaattcattagagGGGTACAACAGgatatttgaacaggcaaaagaaagaattagtgaacttgaagacagcatgatgaaaattattcagtctgaggagttgagagacaaaagaatgaaaatataaaaaggaagggAACCTAAGGGACTTGTGGGATACcacgaagcacacaaacatatgcactATGGCAGGTGCAgaataagaagaggaaaagaaaggggtagaaatattacttgaaaaaataatggccaaaaacatcctaaatttaatgaaagacatgaatatacacatccaagaagttcaacaaactCTGAATATGATAAACGCAAAGAGATTAACAGACATATTATAGTAAAACTGCTTAAGGCCAAtgacaaagagaattctaaaagcatcAAAAGAGAAGTGACTTATTACTTATGAAggatcctcaataaaattaagtgacaatttctcaccagaaaccatggaagccagaaagtcatgagatgacatatttaaagtgctgaaagaaaaaaaattctgtcaaccaaaaattttatatctggcagaactgtctttcaaaaatgagggggaaatcaagacattccctgataaacaaaagctgagggatttcataactcctagacctaccctacaagaaatgccaaagggagtccttcaggatAAAAAGGCCCTAGATAGTAACTTGAAGCCATATGAAGTAATGAAGATCAACAGTAAAGGCAACTACATGGGTAAAGATAAATGCCAgtatgaagtattcttggtttataactctgttttgtttcttaCATGACCATAAAAAATCAAGAAgttaaagatgtaatttgtgacaagaagaACAAAGGAGCTAAGGAGAGGTATAATATTAAAGATTGTTGGTAACTTAATTGAAGTTAACTTCAATTGAAGGTATGTTGGTATCAATTCAAAATAAATTGTTATAGATACTGAATGTTAAATGTAAACCCCAAGGCaaccagaaagaaaatgtttaaaaaatatatacagaaaaagaaatgagaaaggaatcaaaATGTTTTCCTATAAAAGGtcaactatacacaaaagaaggcagcaaATGGAAAGGGGCAGCAAAAAAAGGCATGAGTtacaaaaaacaaatggcaaaatggctgaagtaagtctTACTTTATCAGTAATGAgcttgaatgtgaatggattaaattctcctaACAAAAGGTAGTGGTTGGCACAATGGATAAGAAAGCTTGATCCAACTATACGCTGTTTGCAAAAGACTCATTTTAGAGCCAATgatgcaaataggttgaaagtgaaaggttaaaagaaaagattccatgcaattagtaaccaaaagagagctggagtgactatactaatatcagacaaaataaccTTGAAAGACAAAACTGCTATatgaggcaaagaaggacattatatattgataaaagggtcaatccatcaagaagatataacaattatacacacatatgcacctAAAAACAAAGccacaaagtacatgaagcaaaaatggacagacctggagggagaaacagacagttctaaaataatagttggagacatcaatatgCTGCTTTAAATACTGGATAGAAtatatagacagaagatcaatatggaAGCAGAGGGCTTGAATAATCacataaaccaactagacttaacatatacagaacactacacCTAACataagcagaatacacattcttttcaagtgcataaatcattctccaggatagaccacatgttaggtatcaacaaatttttaaatattgatatacaatatatattctccaaccacaagagaatgaagctagaaatcagtaacagagaacaggaaaattcacaaatatatgaaaactaaATGACACACTCAAACAACCATTGGATCAAAagagaaatcacaagaaaaattagaaaattcctagagatgaaagaaaacaaaaacaacatatcaaaatttatgggacatatcaaaggcagtgctaagagggaaatttatagctgtgaatgcctatattaaaaaacaagaaagaccTCAAATCGATAACGCATCTTtgcatctggaggaactagaaaaagaaaagcaaactaaacttaACGttagtaaaaggaaagaaataacaaagattagcatggagatgaatgaatgagagataaaaaataattgaaagaatcaataaaaccagaagttggttctttggaaagatcaattgataaaatggacaaaccttTAGAcagactgacaatgaaaaaaaaaaaaaagagaagatgcaaataactaaaatcagaaataaaagaatattactaCAGATCTTACAGAAActaaaggattataagagaatactaagAACTATATGCCAAAAAAtcataatctagatgaaatggacaaatgcctaggaacacacaaattacctaaactgactaaggaagagagaagatctcgaaagaattaaaacaaaagattgaatcagtgacCAAAGACTTACAACAAAGAAATttccaggaccatatggctttaCCAGTGAATTCCACTTAGAATTAACACCAAtaattctcaaattcttccaaaaaattcagAGGAGGGGtcactttctaactcattctatgagaccagaattaccctgataccaaaatcagataaagccatcacaagaaaagaaaattgcagaccaatttcCTTATgagtacagatgcaaaaatcctcaacaaaatactagcaaattaaatctaacagcatattaaaggTTTTATACACAAtgacaagtgggatttatcccaggattgcaagggtggtttaatataagaaaatcagtgtaaGAACCACATTaataggatggaaaaaaaaaaacaaaaaaacacgtGATTATTTCAATTgctacagaaaagacatttgacaataCTATACACTTTCATGGTAAAAACattcagagaaataggaatagatgggaaattcctcaacctgataagACACTTATGAAACATCCACACCTAAAATTATAGTcaatgtgaaagactgaaaacattcctccaagatcaggaacaagacaaggatgtgtGCTTTCACCAATGCTtctcaacattgtattggaagttctaacCAGGAAGGTGTACAactgtctctatttgcagatgtcatgaatatatatatatacacatatatataaaatcccaaggaatccacaagaaaactattagagctaatgaatgaatttaGCCAAGTTGTaaggtacaagattaacatgtaaaaatcagttgtatttttatacactagcaatgaaatatctaaaaatagaaactaaagaaaaattccatttataatagctcttaaaagaataaagtatccaagaataaatttagccaaagaGATGAAAGACTCGTATactgaaaaaagcaaaactacaaaacaccatGGGACAAATAAGAGGTAATATAGTCTGCgttcatagactggaagactTAACATTGCTAATATGTTATTGCTACCCAAAGGGATTTATAGAATCaaagcaatccctatcaaaattctagcagcctttttgcagaaatggaaaatatgatcCTGAAGGTCATATGGAAACACATggggccccaaacagccaaatcaatcttgaaaaagaagaccaaaattgGAAGtctcaaattttttttgttttcaaaactaaCTACAAAGCGaatgtaatcaaaacagcatggtactggcataaagatagacacatagaccaaCGGAATAGAACTGAGTATCTAGAAATGAACCCATACGTCTATGGCTTACTAATTTTCCTCAAGAAAGCCAAGTACATtaattggggaaagaatagtttcttcaacaaatgattcagggaaaactggatatccacatgcaaaagaatgaaattggacccctaccCTGCACCATATGCaaataactcaaagtggattaaggacctaaacataagagctaaaaccgtAGAAtgcttagaagaaagcataggggaaAACCTTCaggaccttggatttggcaatggtttttcagatatgacatcaaaagcatgaaagacaaaagaaagatagGTAAACTAGAGttcaaaaaagtaaaagattttgtgcaaaggacattatcaagacagtgaaaagacaacaatcagaatgggagaaaacatttgtaaatcatatctgataagggtttaatatgcagaatttATTAAGAACTGCTATaagtaacaacaaaaagacaaaaacccagtttaaaataggcaaaagacatgaacagacatgttTCTAAAcatgatatataaatggccaataagcatatgaaaagatacccaataccattagtcatcagggaaatggaaatcaaaaccacaaggaaatactacctaacacacactagatggttattattattattatttttacttatactaataattaaatgtttttatttactttgagCAAATTCTTCAATACAGAATTACTTAGTTGAagtacataaaatttttaaaagcgtCTTTAATCTGTATTTCTAAATTGTTCACAAgacaatttatattaatttatacttTCACCATCAAAATATGAAACTGACCATTTTTCTCAAACcagagtcattttttttaaatttgtgcaGTTTTCCATATGCATGGAATGAGAAGTAAAATGGAAAGTGATTACCATTTAATTAGTTCACATAGATCCTTCTTATTCCAAAAgggattttaaaatgatttatgaaATAGATGATAATGAACAAGATAGGATAGGTTGAAACtgttacaaaagaagaaatataaaaaccatgGAATGACAGATATTAGGCCATGTTGGATTACAGCAATCTACAGATGTATGTCATACAAAAGACATCTGAAGGTGCTATCTTACACTGTAAATCCTTTTTATGCTACCTgcagtatttctttttcatgaactCCTTAAAATTTCTTTCTAGTGAATTTATAAACATTAGAGagcaatttctctttttaatttgtcaactctaaattatttttcctaatgGAGGAATAATTATTACTATTTGGAAATAAAGGTAATTTTCAACCCAAACATTACTGAATAATTTGAAAATTCCTTTCCCATGgttggttattatttttaaaatggaaaataactgttGGGGAAGATGAGGAGAAACCAGAACCCTTgcacattgttagtgggaatgtaaaatggtgaggtcactatggaaaagtttggtggttcctctaaaagttaaatatagaattaccatgtgatctgacaatcccacttctaggtatatgccccaaattattgaaaacagggactcaaacagataattgtataccaatgtttatagcagtattattctcaatagccaaaaagtagaaagaagccaaatatccatcagcaaatgaatggataaacaaaatgtggtacatacacacaatggaatatatttggccataagaaagaatgaagttctgaaacatgccataacacagatgaaccttgaaagcattatgttgactaaaataagccagatacaaaaggacaaatattgtacaattccatttatatgatatatCTAGAATAGCATATACctggagacagaaaacagaatagaAGCTTTAGAggctgggaggaggagagaaCAAGGAGTTATTTCTTGAtaaataggtacagagtttctgttggggttgatgaaaaagttttggtaatggatggtggtgatggtagcacaacttctGACTGTAACTAATACCACCAATGTtacacttagaaaaaaaaaaaggctaaaatgagaaaaacaacaacaacaacaaccacaacTCACACATATTGCTGGGCTTCAAGCCCAGagtttttgattcagtaggtctgaggtggggcttgagaatctgcatttctaatttATAACATGTTCGCAAGTGATGCTGATTCTACTGGTTTGGGGACCAGACTTTGAGAAGCAACACTGTAAGTCCTTGCACCATCAAACATTCCCCCTTTACatcttcatctatttcttctttggctgtATTGACTTGTCGGTCAACACGCACAACTCTTCTTTCAAGTTGGCTTCCCCTTAGTAGCATActatttctctatttccttctgCCACCAACATTTTTGCAAGAGCAATTTATTCTTTGCTTCACCTGTTCTTGCAATATGATCTTTATCAGAACAGACCCTGGAATTGCTTTGCAAACTGCCTGACCCTCAGCAATCTGCAGCAGCTGGCACCACTGGTCATCCTCTCCTTGTAACTCTCTCTTGGACTTGCTTCCATTGAGGAGTGTTATTATACCACATCACCCTGATTCAGTCTTCCCCCTCTCTGGTACCTGCTCAGTATTCCTACTGGCCCCCTTTACTCTTCCTGTTCCTTAAATAGAGACAATTTTCGAGATTCTGTCCTTGGCCCTCTTCTCATTTGACTtgtgtgcatatgtttgtgtgcttcatgctcaattcttttctctatctgttcttctgtaagattttgattgtcctgtattctagttcactgattcttctgcttgttcaaatctgctgttggatgtatttttaatctcttttgttGTGATTTTCATCCacataatttcttttatgtttcttttatactttcaaattttccttctgctcacccaatgttttcttaatatcctttatgtctttaaccatattttccttcatctccatgaACTGATGTAGTAgatttgtctgaacatctttgattacttgttccaaattctgtgtttcctctgaagttttaatttgttcctttgactgggccatatcttcctgtttcttagcatagcatgtaattttttgctgacatctaggcatctgattgtcttaatgagtttactctgaagatcAGTTTTTCTCTCTGCATGGGAAGCCACCAAGGAGTGAACAATCACAGTTCTTTATCACAGtctctcagcctcttcctcttgctctctCCTGGATTCTGTACAGTACTCCCATGGCTTTCAGAGCCCCAGAACAGGTGTTcaagacagttcctgcctgtctgCTAGCTGTTTTGAAGAAGCAGTGAGTCCTGGAGCCCCCTACTCTGCCATCATCCCTGGAAGTCTCACAACAGCTTTCATATTTGTCCAATCATCACTTCGTCTGGGAATTAGCTCATTCTAGGGAGTTTCCACAATCATCTGACATCAATTATCCCAGCTCCTGCAACTAGCTTCCTGAGTTGCTGAGAAGTGCCCCCATTCTTAATGGACCTCCTCTAGCCTCTCCCCATTCATCAGACCAGTCATTACATTTGCTTGAATACACATTTTCTACATCTATATCTTTCATTATTTCCCCCCTGCTTTCTACACATGGAGTGCCCGCTTCCACTTTTAACtgctttttccctttcatttgctTAAACACAGCTCAAGGGCCACTTCATTTATGAAACTTTCCAGGATCCCTCcaccttgaattgatttatcttTTCTTAATACGAACATAGCATGATTAACTCAATTATAGTAGACTCTGTTTTATAGTCTGTATACCTGGGTATATATTTCTCCTCTGAATATCTTGAGTTTCTTAAGTAGGAAGACttcatcttattcatctttgtaaccCTGAATTACCCCATCACAGTTCTTCACACATAGCAGACattaaattcacattttattgCATTGCATTGAATAACATAATTTGGACAAGAATAGCAGTTaatttagggaaatattttaggtataaaatgttatttaacaaAATTGACTTCATGCCCTTATTTAAAGAAGAGTGCAAATAATCAGATATAGTCAGAACAGTCCAGAAAACAAGGCAATGCTATAAAAGAGATCCTAGCAATATCTCTGTCTTCACCTCAGTCTCTCATGGGGTGGGGCCAAACAATCTGTGTTGTAACAATAACaagccctccagatgattctgatactTAAGTTTGTAAACCAGGGCTCCAGCTTATCACTTAAATATTTCCGGACTAACTTTAGAGCTGATtccaccctctggctctgtaGTCTTGCCTGTAatttacttggaaaaaaaaatttatttcaggGTTCAACGGGAAGATAAGATTTGCCTAACATTCAGGAACCCTCATAATGGTGACTAGTATATTCTACACTGAGTAAGGGAGACTCATAAAGGGTTTTGGGAACTTGGAATGAAaggtattaattattttaataattatattttctatttcaaatatCCCTAATTCTATGATTATGACAGCTGATTAATTTACATGGTAACAATACAAAGtgacaacaaaaaattagaacTAATGGATTAGAAACTGCAACCATATACCATTTGATACAAAATTAATTATTGCTTTTCAgtgtattcatttctttttcttactgtgTTTTTCAAACTTATGATACATTCAACCATAGTGCATTTTGGTATAGGAATTCTCTTTCTTGCCAACTCAAATGATCACTTACAAAATAAGGGGCTAAAAATTGTTCTGCTCTAGCATTATACTAGCAACTTAGAGTGATCCATATAAGAGGTGGTTCAAAAGATAAGGAAAGCTTCTAAATTCTTTTAAGAATCCAGAATGTCAGTGATCATAAAATCTGGCAAAGATTgcacaataaatgaaaattgtgaataaattTACTGATGaatattaatgcaaaaaaaaaaaatccagaaaacatcataCTAATGTGGATGTTAAATGGTACAgtgactttggaaaacagtctggaagtGCCACAAAagtttaaacatagagttaccaaaTGACCATATGACtatatatactcaagagaaatttttttaaaagtctacaCAGAAagttgtacactaatgttcatagcagcattgtttgtaatgccaaaagtggaaacaacccaagtaaatGCCCATCAaccattgaatggataaataaatacagtatatatccatataatggaatagtattcagcgatacaaagaaaagaagtactgatacatgctaccacatggatcAACCTTGCAAACATgtcaagccagacacaaaagaccacatattatatgattccatttatataaagtgtccagaataggtaatctacagatagaaagcagattagtggttgtctaatgctgggagggagagggaagttggggagaaatggtacatgactgctaatgggtaaaGTGTTTCTTTTAGGGATAaggaaatgttctaaagttgtGGTGAGG is a genomic window of Choloepus didactylus isolate mChoDid1 chromosome 17, mChoDid1.pri, whole genome shotgun sequence containing:
- the LOC119512535 gene encoding microtubule-associated protein RP/EB family member 1-like, whose amino-acid sequence is MAVNVYSTSVTSDNLSRHDMLAWINESLQLNLTKIEQLCSGAAYCQFMDMLFPGSIALKKVKFQAKLEHEYIQNFKILQAGFKRMGVDKIIPVDKLVKGKFQDNFEFVQWFKKFFDANYDGKDYDPVAARQGQETAVAPSLVAPALNKPKKPLSSSSAAPQRPISTQRTTVMPKAGPGVVRKNPGVGNGEDEAAELMQQVNVLKLTVEDLEKERDFYFGKLRNIELICQENEGKNDPVLQRIVDILYATDEGFVIPDEGGPQEEQEEY